In Bactrocera neohumeralis isolate Rockhampton chromosome 5, APGP_CSIRO_Bneo_wtdbg2-racon-allhic-juicebox.fasta_v2, whole genome shotgun sequence, the genomic window ATTCGATTATCCAAGTATTGGACAAGTAAAACACACTATCGAAGAGAATGCGATTAATGTCATATTTGCTGTAACACATATTGTACTGGATATATATAAAACGCTGTCGGCAAATATTAATGGCTCTTCATACGCAAACTTGGAGGGAAATTCTGGGAATGTGGTAAATCTTATACGCGAACAATATCAGGTGAGCTAAATTTATTACCATATAAGGACAAGATTGTTTACTAAAATTAGAATAAAGCGCGACGTGAATATGGATGGGTCGTGACTATTATTCTGAGAATATTTCTAACCAGATTTgcaatgttttgttttgttttgttagcAAATCTCATCCTCCATCCAAATGCGTGACAATGCCACCAGTGATGTAAAGATCACCTACTACTCCGCTTGCCGCAGTGCTGGCCCCAAAGTATTGACTTCAAAATGTGATGGCTTACACGTCGGCGATGAGGTAACATTTAGCATAAATATCCGTTTGATTTCTTGTCCAAAAGATGAACACGATTGGCggcaaataatacaaatttatccGGTCGGTATAAATGAGAGTTTGATCATTGATCTGAAAATGCTTTGCGGTTGCGAATGTGATGCCGAAGTGAAAACCAAAAGTCAATATTGCTCCTCACAAGGCAATCTGGTATGTGGCGTTTGTCAGTGCGAGGATCAGTTTGTGGGCGCCAAGTGCCAGTGTTCGAATACCGATATGCAAGAGAGCTCTGACAGCAGTCACAATTGTCGTGACAACACAACAATAATGGATTGTAGCGGACGTGGTATTTGCTCGTGTGGCCAATGCCAATGTGACAAGCGTAACAATGAGGAAGAGGTCATATGGGGTAAATACTGTCAGTGTGACAATTTCTCTTGTGAGCGATATAAACAGCGGCTTTGCTCTGGTCCCGCCCAAGGGAAATGCGAATGCGGGCAATGCACTTGTAATGAAGGCTACCAGGGAAAAGCTTGCGAATGTTCGCTATCAACTGATAAGTGTCGGAAAGAGGGCGACGATAAACTGTGCTCGGGCAAAGGAACTTGCGAATGCAACGTTTGCAAGTAAACATTATTATGATTTAGTTGTAGAGCTAAGCCTATACGTATTTACGATATTTCTAGATGTGAAGGCCCTTATTCTGGAAAACACTGTGAGGAGTGTCCGACATGTTCAAGCTTATGTTTGAAATTGCAAGATTGCGTACAATGTCAAATGTATAAGACGGGTGCATTCAAGGATGTTAAAGATTGTGCTGCCAACTGTACGAAAGTGAAAACGACTCCAGTGGATAAAGTTGTGGAGAAATCGGAATTAGTTCTTGCCGAAAACTTTTGTGAAATTCGCGATCATGATTGTAAATATGCATTTACGTTTAAAGAAAATAACGGTATTTACGAAGTGCAAGCACAAAAGGAGCGCGAATGTTTGCCAAAGGTTGACATGCTCCGTATTTTATTGAGTGTGGCAGGCTCTATTTTGTTCATTGGCTTAGCCACGCTGCTTTTATGGAAGCTTATTACGACCATACAGGATAATCGAGAGTATCGACGATTTGAGAAGGAACAGATGAAGGCGCAATGGAACGCGGTAAGAAGCAATAGAGAAAAATTACTGAGTTTTTTCATATTGAGAAAGATGTTGTCAATGATATTGGTATTGACGTAGGTATTGACatattggtattgatattgataataaaattgatattGATACTGATACGATATTGACATATTGATATTGATTGTGATGTTGATGttgattgatattgatattgtgATTGATACTGACACGATATTGACATATTGATTTTGATACTGATATATTGATatcgatattgattttgatATTGACATATTGATATCGATATTGATGTTGATAttgttgatattgatattgatattgacacgatattgacatattgacttattgattttgatattgatgttgatattgatattgataatgAAATTGATACTGATACGATATTGACACATTGATTTTGATACTGACATTGATATTGAcataatgatattgatattgatgttGATATTGAcatattgatatttatattgATGTTGATACCGATATTGATATTGAGACTTTTTATGT contains:
- the LOC126759524 gene encoding integrin beta-PS-like isoform X1, whose protein sequence is MSSHWRYGEFLLVILVVGAVALKNTTGVDKMNPCKNKDTCRECIQTANCAWCKEPNFAEDRCFPSNAYTTCKSIENPETKITGELKRPLSSGGKSKNSHENGEIVQLMPQYIKLELRPNEMELIKVKYARALDYPVDLYYLMDLSESMRDDKENLSKLGNTLAETMRNLTSDFRLGFGSFTDKAIMPFADNLSRSNTTDLFPRGTKYKCHANNNCLSYRNIMALSRDTDQFSYKVKNATTAGNYDSPEGGLEAMMQAIVCRKEIGWREKARHLLVFSTDANFHTAGDGRLAGLIQPNDGKCHLDEDGYYTHAEKFDYPSIGQVKHTIEENAINVIFAVTHIVLDIYKTLSANINGSSYANLEGNSGNVVNLIREQYQQISSSIQMRDNATSDVKITYYSACRSAGPKVLTSKCDGLHVGDEVTFSINIRLISCPKDEHDWRQIIQIYPVGINESLIIDLKMLCGCECDAEVKTKSQYCSSQGNLVCGVCQCEDQFVGAKCQCSNTDMQESSDSSHNCRDNTTIMDCSGRGICSCGQCQCDKRNNEEEVIWGKYCQCDNFSCERYKQRLCSGPAQGKCECGQCTCNEGYQGKACECSLSTDKCRKEGDDKLCSGKGTCECNVCKCEGPYSGKHCEECPTCSSLCLKLQDCVQCQMYKTGAFKDVKDCAANCTKVKTTPVDKVVEKSELVLAENFCEIRDHDCKYAFTFKENNGIYEVQAQKERECLPKVDMLRILLSVAGSILFIGLATLLLWKLITTIQDNREYRRFEKEQMKAQWNANGNPLYRQATGTFRNPTYLTQ
- the LOC126759524 gene encoding integrin beta-PS-like isoform X2; the protein is MELIKVKYARALDYPVDLYYLMDLSESMRDDKENLSKLGNTLAETMRNLTSDFRLGFGSFTDKAIMPFADNLSRSNTTDLFPRGTKYKCHANNNCLSYRNIMALSRDTDQFSYKVKNATTAGNYDSPEGGLEAMMQAIVCRKEIGWREKARHLLVFSTDANFHTAGDGRLAGLIQPNDGKCHLDEDGYYTHAEKFDYPSIGQVKHTIEENAINVIFAVTHIVLDIYKTLSANINGSSYANLEGNSGNVVNLIREQYQQISSSIQMRDNATSDVKITYYSACRSAGPKVLTSKCDGLHVGDEVTFSINIRLISCPKDEHDWRQIIQIYPVGINESLIIDLKMLCGCECDAEVKTKSQYCSSQGNLVCGVCQCEDQFVGAKCQCSNTDMQESSDSSHNCRDNTTIMDCSGRGICSCGQCQCDKRNNEEEVIWGKYCQCDNFSCERYKQRLCSGPAQGKCECGQCTCNEGYQGKACECSLSTDKCRKEGDDKLCSGKGTCECNVCKCEGPYSGKHCEECPTCSSLCLKLQDCVQCQMYKTGAFKDVKDCAANCTKVKTTPVDKVVEKSELVLAENFCEIRDHDCKYAFTFKENNGIYEVQAQKERECLPKVDMLRILLSVAGSILFIGLATLLLWKLITTIQDNREYRRFEKEQMKAQWNANGNPLYRQATGTFRNPTYLTQ